The genomic window CATTCACCAGGTAAAAACACACAGTCATTTACTAAATAATACAACACAGACATAAAGGCAAGGGAGTCATTTGAGTAACGTGTTCTGTAATGGTTTAGATGCTGTAGATGTAAGATTCTGCTTGTGCCTCCCTTTAATTTGGTTGCTGCTGTTCAGACAAGATGAAGAGTGCCCCCTAGTGTTGTATCTGAGGAAGTGCACATTGAAGGCTGAGGAGGCTCATTTGGCTTGGACGGTGTAATCTTCTTAGCTGTTTGTTTCATCTCAATCAGATCAATTCCACTGTACTTTATCTGTTACACCACTTAAGCTGGATTTGTCATTACACTGACTGTCAGAACTTTGCATTTTAATGATGAACTAAAAAAACCTGGAGGCTCACTGATTATACATGCAGACAGTGTTACAACCTGAGATTCGAGTCTGCTTATCTAGTTATCAAGGAAAATGCACAGATTATTAATcccattgaaataaaggttttatCCAAGTCAAAGATATAAACTTTGACTAATATGTAGGGCTGCCTGTTGATTAAAAAAGATGAACTAATTTGCCTTTGTTAATTGCAATTTTTGTCTTTCTTGAGCCTTCACTTTGCAATAATGgatatttaaatgtaaaatcagACACCAATGCAGACAGATTACAACAGATTTTCTCCTATGAACTACAGATAGCAATAAAAAAATCATGAGAACAGAATGTTTATATCTAATATGCACCGTTATATTTAACAACAACTAACAACAAAAAGGTGTTCCATGGTCATGTGACAAATGAATACCAAACAGGTTTGTAGTAGTCAAGCAAATATGGAAAGTAAAACAAGGGAAGATTGTTCTGAGATTCATTGCAAATAataaacactgcttttattaatgttctgctgctgttagctgatgagtTTATACATTTATAGTGTACACAGTTTCCCCCCAaagttacaaaaacaaaacagatgctgtagcagatgaattataAATTGTgcgtcagccatttttcatttcactctgacaacaaaagcacttgaacacaatgcaCTTGTAATTTTCAATTCTCAAGTGGAAATGATCATCTTCCCgacagcacatgaaggcagcatgaaACGCAGTCACCAGTTTAAGTGTCGTTGTCTTCTGCAGGCTGGAAACTACACCTTTAACAGGGCCAAGCTCATGAATGTGGGTTTCCGCGAGGCCATGAAGGAGGAAGACTGGGACTGCCTTTTCTTCCATGATGTGGACCTTATTCCAGAGGACGATCGCAATACATATATCTGCGACTCCAACCCTAAGCACGCAGCCATCGCCATGGACAAGTTTGGATACAAGTATGTCCTCTGTAGCCTTTGAAGGTTCTTCTCTTCACAGGAGGATCTCCCTGACAGAAAATACTTACAGGggcttgtttgtgtttttcaggctTCCATATAAGATGTACTTTGGAGGAGTGTCTGCCCTGACGCCGCTGCATTACCTCAAGATGAATGGTTTTCCCAACAACTACTGGGGCTGGGGTGGAGAAGATGATGATATTGGAGTCAGGTAAGAGTTGTTTAGGGCCAGGTCCGATGATTATGTCTGCAGACTCTGCTGATGCTGAAAAGTTATTACAAGTATAAACCTCACAACAGCCATCATTCAACTGTGTCACAGATCCAAGgttattgtttgttttctgtcctcTTGAACCTCATGGTGAGTGGTGGTGGTTTATTTTCAGAGTGTCTCTGGCAGGGATGTATATCACCCGTCCATCACTGAAGGTGGGCCGTTACAAGATGATTAAACACAAGCTGGACAAAGGCAATGATGTGAACCCAAAGAGGTAAATTAAAACTGCTGATGCACATGGGAAATATTCATTATCTACCTTTTCCTGGATTTGAATATTGTTTGTTAGTTGTGAGGTTTTTGTTACGATCCAGACTCAttttgaaatgtgtattttttgctGAAGAAACAGCTATAGTTCCCAGTTTTAGTCTACATTGAGATGGTAACAATCTGAACTGAAAACGCAAAAGTGCCGTtgcattctcacttttaattccgtgTTTAGACGTGCATTTTGGGGGGGAAATCTACATGCAGATGGAcatgcaaaagtgtgtgaaatttcctttTTATCAATGTGGTATGCACACCAGGTGGAGAACTTATCTACTTCTCTTCCTGTCATTATCCTGTATTTCTTATCgtgaaatacaatcacaaaacaggaaacagaacatggcGAAGCAACGCACAAAAACTGACAATTTTGTCTGGACAAACGAGGAGGTGGCGTTATAGCTTAACACCACTTGAAGGTCAGGGCAGGGAAGTAATCCAACATGTTGTTTTTCTGTACTGGCACGTGCCTGTGATGACAAAaaagttttgtgttttcaaccctttGGATGGTGTCGTGAGAGTGGagtgtttttaagatttccactctagaaggtggtttcacttttttgcactTTCAATCCCCAAAAACGCTGTTGCTGTCTAAACAAAAGGCACGTCTGATTAAATACTTTTTCGTTTTCACCCGAGAGCGTTGTCATGTGAACTGGGCCTTAGTGTGTAAATGTGGTGGTCCTCATTGTCCACTGCTCTGTTTAAAGGTTCAACATGCTGGCTAAGACTCGCCAGACCTGGAAGCTGGACGGGATGAACACAGCCGAGTACGAGATCGTCTCACGGGAATACCAGCCCCTCTACACCAACATCACTGTTAACATTGGCACTGAAACTGGTCTGCATCCCCCTCCCCCACCGACTGCTGCCAAAGCTGCTGTCGCAGTGCCCGCCCAAGATCCAAAGGCGAAGGGCCCGGCCGACCCCCCCACCAAACTGAAGGAGGGCCAGTCACAGAAATAGTCCCCCCACCAGACCACTTCTCCTGTGTCACTCTGCCATAATTTCAGTGGATATTCCTATGAGTGCCCGCTGCAGGATGGTGTTTTGGAGGGTCCGCTGTTGACTTTTAatcatctttatttttttccatctctTAGTGGAGAACATAGTTTGTGGAGAATCAACATTACTCTCAGCTAGAGATTCTCCTCGAACAGTCAGatacttttctgtgttttgagcATCTGATTaattacaaagaaaaacaaaagacaaccTGCTCTAGATGACGGCTCTCCACCTTGGATCACATGACCCTGAATATTCTTCTGAGGGAGCTACAGCAAAGAGTAAAGGCTAAAAGTTGGACTCTGTGAGTTTATATATCTACAGCGCTGTGGTCGCTGGTTAAACCTTGTGATGCCTTAGAAacttgtttttcttgtattctttCTTCTCTGTAGAATATCTAGAATATTTGGTTTAATGGAACAGTAGCTGCGATTTCTAGCAGCGCCACTGAGCCGCAGACTTCCTGTTTTAGTTTCTAAGCCAATGAATACGTCAGTGAAGgagacacttttgtttttgtttctgatcGTGTGTGTGTGAAGCTGCTACATTGATTGAAGGAACTTATTTTGTATTACTTTAGTACTGTTACTGCTATGACTGCTTCTGACACAACAGCCAACATGTTCTCCATCATTATCTGCATATATCTGGGGTCTCATTCAGAATGGAGATATGGTGTGTATTTGTTCGGGTGAAACATGGGCTCAGGGTTTATGTTTTCAATAGTCCTCGTAGCCACATATTTTTGCTTCTTTGTTCTGTTGATTAAAAAGAACATTTAATCAAATAGCCTTCGGGCCACAGATCTGTAGACAAAGGGCCAAGGAAAAGTACATTCACGTAGCTTTTCTTATCAGTAATTCAACACAGCCTTTAAAATCATGTTCTATTTCTGCATATCCAATGTGTACACCCTTTGATCAACTTCTTTTTTTGGTGATTGTGTGTTTGTCTTTCAACAGAGCAGATCAGTCCTCTGCCTTCATATTAGCTAATCATCCTAATCAACACACATATTCGTATATATATGTGTTGATTATGGACAGTgtactatactgtatatgtgtcaTGTCTGACCGCTGGCGTGCTCCTGTTATATCTTCCATACAGTGAACATCTTGTATATTTTGCCCTTTACCTACAGGGATTCTACTAAAACTGATCTAGACCTAAAAGAAGGTGCTTCCTCACATCAGTGCGACAGAGTAGACACATTAGTCTCTAGTCAAGTAAATTAATTCTGCAGCTAaagcactaaattaaaaaaaacatccttgtgaGCGCTGTTGTGTGGAAGGAGTATCATGCCCTAGACTTAGACAAGAGATAAAGTTTTGGAAGGTGTAAAGTTCAAATTGCAAGTTGCTGTTGCCTAAATGTCACATGACTTGCAAATCCACAACTCTTTAATAGCTATATATTTGAAAAACTCTGAAAGAACAGTCTGctatttaattttacatttttttttttttttaaatgtatttccaTTCCCAAACTCAAGTTTCAATGTttcaggactttttcttgaacattACACATAAGTTTTCAAACCAGCTTTTGCAAAGTTTCAATTTGGTAATGCAGTATGAGAACGGTaacaaatgtaaaaatgtgttggAGAAACACTATAAAAAAGGAATATTGAATTACAAATGTTTGTAGAGTTTATTTCATTGACCCTGCCAAAACATTGTGCCAGCTCTGAGATGTGCATATAAATCTAAAAACCTAAAATGTTATAAAAAGCTTTTGTTTTTCAAATTATGGCATGATATTTATCCCAGACTGTAAAGAAAGTTCTGCTGTTAGAAGAAAATGGTATGTTTTTTGGGTTGAGAAAAATGTACAcgttaaaatcatggaattatctaaaaaaaaaaaaaaaaaaaaaagctcaatatGGTATTAGGTATCAAATATTTAAAGATATTTGAGATATTTGCACATTTGCATTTGCTTCCCTGAAACAGTCAGGAGACACGCTGCTGCTTTACTGAGTTTAGTCTAAAGGAAATTAATTTATAGGGACACCCTGAGGAGGGAAATCTGATATTTCAGGAGTAAAGCAGTTTTGGAAGAAGCATAGAAGTATTTTGAGAGAAAAGTTGTATTGTTACTAGGATAAAGTGAAGGTTTAAGTAAGAGAATGAATCGGCAGCATCTGGACTCAGACTGCTGCGTTTATTTCAGCTGGTACTTTTTGGTCAACTCTTAatcttaaggaaaaaaaaactaaaataccaACTTTATTCTGGAAATATGAGTTTTCTTTAAATATACTGACTTCATTCCTATATTTGTCTCAAcgtattacaactttattcttaaaatattaacccataaagacccaaagccatcttctgatctaaactgttaatacctgttgatccactaatcctatcaatccatgtaaataattggtgtaaaatacagtttgacatcttttcatggacgttcagaggctctgtcatcttctacaacattgattcaccagtaaaacccatggagttggatcagtgacagtggatggagacatttgtttttatgttcagttattgatatctttgctgaaaaagtcactttttcttgagttttctctgtttttgaaacaataaccctcaactttactctgatctttaatgaacatctacatgatcagtaaattaaatataggaaaatacatgatttacatggaaaaaaagtgcaaagtaagaaagataatattacagtcaatggtaataaatcactttaaggttaaatatagagaaaatttcaaaagtagcacttggtctttatgggttaagataattTTTTTCTGACTACAATATATATTCTCTAAATATCTGATTTTTCTTCTTCGTTGTGGTTATAATACTCCTTCATAGTTCCCTGATGCTTCACAGGAGAAAGgttgtttcatttttaatttctGCTTTGTTTGTCTGAACTGAATGAGCCCAGCGCTGACCTGGTGTATCCCCACTCTTCTTTTGCTCATGCACTGCATGTTGAATCCATTGTTCTCTGACAGATTTGATtgtttttaaaaagtgaaaacGAAAACCCAGTGTGTGTGGCTGTACAGGCTGAAACCAAAGACGACTGCGTTCAGTGCTCTGATCATAGAAGCAAACAAATTTCCCATTCTGTTCATTTCACCAgttgtcgtcccccccccccccccccaaagattGATCAGTGTGGTGTTTTGTTAAACCCTGTGCTTTGATGAATGGACAGGGATCATTCAGTTATGTTCTGTTGTCAGATTCTTCCAATGCTGGTATGAGATCACTGTGGTATTTGTGGACCAGACGCGCTCTGAGAGTGGCTGCCTGTGATTTTTACTAATAGACGACCAtgtattatcataataatatttCATCCTACTCAACTTCTATGGCCTTTAAGACTAGCCTTTCAACACTTGATCACTAGTACAACAGCATCTCTCTTAAAGGCCGAATATGCATGGCAGGAAACCCACCAGTTAAGGGTGTGGGAATGTACAGAGCACAATATGGAGATAATACATATCAGTGCTCATATAGTAAATATGAAGCATGCTAAAATGTCAATGTTGTGAACTGGTTTTATTGTGACTTTGAATGTACTTTTTCCTGTGACACTTCTTGAGGTATGTTTTGGCCA from Sphaeramia orbicularis chromosome 16, fSphaOr1.1, whole genome shotgun sequence includes these protein-coding regions:
- the LOC115435169 gene encoding beta-1,4-galactosyltransferase 3; this translates as MFSIQSKWRYLFMFLGIQLVVMALLSREGYQKRVTYFIRIFRKPDTVTLSGRNHTMPSNLGGDVYANLSLLPKAHNHGDDMPFCPKTSPLIGGPIHVSFPSGLTLAEVQRKNPLVVRGGRYRPPDCEARHRTAIIIPHRHREHHLKFLLYYLHPFLQRQQLHYGIYVIHQAGNYTFNRAKLMNVGFREAMKEEDWDCLFFHDVDLIPEDDRNTYICDSNPKHAAIAMDKFGYKLPYKMYFGGVSALTPLHYLKMNGFPNNYWGWGGEDDDIGVRVSLAGMYITRPSLKVGRYKMIKHKLDKGNDVNPKRFNMLAKTRQTWKLDGMNTAEYEIVSREYQPLYTNITVNIGTETGLHPPPPPTAAKAAVAVPAQDPKAKGPADPPTKLKEGQSQK